The sequence below is a genomic window from Ipomoea triloba cultivar NCNSP0323 chromosome 2, ASM357664v1.
aaaaaaaattaaatatatcctGAGACTTGTTGTTCGTGTTTCGCGCACAGCAGGTGCCCAACAGGCGCACTGGACGCGTCAGGCGCGCCTCaggtctttttttatttttttatttcaaaacttatttattgtagctcaaattttaatttcttattccaaatctatattactttaattaaaatttacattttattataagtCGATCTATTGTCTATGAGACAAAATTTCTCTctattttaagaatttaaatacaaaaaatttcattatctaatcattcttatatggaaaaattaatattataaaatatcaatGAAAGTTTACAACATGAATACTTGAATAGTGCACATATAAAGAAAATTTAGGTCTCAATCAAATACACAAAGAAATCTTATGAATCCGTACACTATAATTTTATTGcataattctttaattactaTTCAACAAAGTCAGTAAGTCTATTATAATAATGCCAAATtgccaatttttttaaacaaattaagttAAGTTTTAATGACCCATCAATatcgaatttttttaaaaaaaaacttaaatttattttaatatgagaaTTGTTAGGCCAgacataatttttattctcggttactactatttttattacaagttaaaaaatattcattttaattatactgaaaatatttttattttatattaaataactttgatatataaaaattatactaagtattttcttattttaatttttgtgttggACATTAGTTTAATCGCGCATTTTAACTAGTTCCGTAGTATTATATAAGATcataaattgttaaaatattagtaatattatattgcatCATATTTGATgagatttttattattcaaatattagtaatattattttcagCATTATTGGATTAAATAGACAATATTTGTGAAGGAGACAATATTTTTAGAAGaagataataatatatagactctgtttggtaaaatagttagcctattAGTTAATTtagacttatttgaccactattagctattttgATTtgcttaaaaaattaatataggtGTTTGGTTAAACAActttttgtaatttcaaaatgCCAAAAAATTGCttaaagcaactttttcaattaactttttgagaaaataaattataccaaacatctatcagctaacaactaatttaccaaatacttttctacaatcaactaatgttatcaactagttatactctctaacccaatcagctaaccgCCATTTAACAACCAGAGCCATAATTTTTAACTTCTGAACGTGAATATGATGTACAGTAATTTATTATAGCggaatgataataaataattagggtctgtttggtaaaatagttagtttattCAATCAATTTTGGTttgtttgatcactattagctgtttgacttggttaaagaACCAATATGAGtgcttgattaattaatttttttataacagcttattgctccaaaacattaaaatttagaAAACGGTTCGAAGAAGCTTTTTCTTTAAACTTTtttagaaagtcattttgtatatgtaatcagctatcaactaataattatttatcaaacatctttcattctacaatcagttaatgctaTTAACTAGTCAAACATAGTAACTCACTCAACTAACAACTATCCGCTAACAACTATTTAATTAGTAACCCCCATTAATCTATTACCAGGAGATATAAGGAttgttgaaataaaatattttatagttGTTATAGACAAATAGTAGATGATGATTTAAAAAGAGAGTTTACaataaactcttttaatttctttgttgAGTGGTAGGGGGAAACACcgacaactttaatttatttgaataattagtCTAATGTGACTTTGATTGaggtcttttttatttttgaatatggTCAATAAAGCAGGCCGGCAGAAAGCCTTGAAACATAAGAACAAAccaacatgaaaaaaaaaatccacttttttaatttcttcagaGGTCGCaatgttaaattgttaataaAAGGCTATAGAGACCATGGAGAAGGAGAccaaggtcgccttctccgacCTGAGAAAGTGACTTTCTCCGGCGAGAAGGCGACCACTTTGCCTTCTCTAGGAGAATCTATGGAGACGGCGACCGGCGATCATTTGCTAGTCATTTTATTGCCTGAAATTTCGCTGAAATCTCGCCGGCTAGTTGTCGGAACTCTAATGACCTATGATAGCCGGTCATTAACCGATTTTTGGGCTTTATtgcatcaaaataaattgttggtGGTGTaaattcacttttaaaaaattaaggggcctaattgacttttcagttAAAATTCTATGATCTATTTAACCCTTTTCCCAAATATGAActgtatatatactagtgcaaacAAACAtcttttttcaatgtgggacaaatgtTTTTTACAAGCCTTTCCaactctattttttaatttcatggtacactttgaaaatcaaattataattcacccattatccattttgtagcatacaatatatcgatTTATTTATCTTACTTAAAAGAATCCAAATTAAACATgaattacacatatatttataccacaaaataaccacttaaaatgttaattttactAATATTTTCCAACAACATGAGCCGAGCAAAGCTTCATGAGCCAAAGTCCAATGATACAtagtataataaaattataaaactttttgtgtaagtttttttttttttttttttaatcgaaaGACAGAGTCATTGATTAATCAAACGAGAGGTAGTAAAGCCTCTAAAGTCATACAAAAAACATCTTGCACTTGAGCCGGCAAGGTGAAGAAGTCAAAATACATTGAAGGATAAGATCGGCTAATACCAAAGAGAGCAAGAGCGTCAGCCACTTTGTTTGCCTCCCGGTAAATATGAGACAGGGATGCTGACCAAGATAAAAGCAAATTTCTTATCTGGCTGAtcgcattttttattttccaaggAATATTCAGCAAGTCAGATTGAACATAACTAACCAAGTTGGAGGAATCTACCTCGACGAATGTGGGGAATTTGGCTGCTGAGGCACACCAAGTTAAAGCAAACTTTTTGTGTAAGTATTATATCTTTCGGCACATctaaaaaatgatcaaataaagaAGTGGAAAATTGCATATTATGATATTCTATATCGAAAATTAACCTTTTATCACTAAGCTTTTAACAGCCACAAGCGCTATGTTTATTGGAAAAAAGTGCATCGGTATcttttactaaaaaaatcaacgcaaatacaaataaataaatcaatcaatcaataaaaTTATGGATGACAATGGGTCGGAAGTGAGCCAGAGAAGACTACATTCACCACTTAACCGACTTTATATTTTCTCCAACCACTCTCATGCACCCCCAACCTGCATTGGTGGACTTTTTCAAAAGTCATCCTCACCCCACCAAGTGCAGGTGTCCGCTACGGCTTACGTGTATCCACcacttatattatttttttcaaaaaaataatatttaaattacttacacataataaaataataatcttcATTAGTTACactaaaacataatataatagaaatattcaaatataatatataactaaattgttaatttttaaaaaataaactatacgtagtttagatataaaaatagtaaaaagttacccaaagttaacttttataattaactatatactaatactacttattttactatattatatatatatatacacacacacacacacacacatagtgGGTCGGGTAGGGTTCTAGACAAATTTCGtacataaaattcaaattcaatccGACCTACTACGagtttacttttttcttttttagactCATTACCAACTCACTACTcattattaccaaaaaaaattcgATCCATGCAGAGTGAATATTTATGGACGAATTGAAATTGTCATCTCTAAATAAAATGAAACGGGCTTTACTCGAATAAAGattaagattttaattttaaaagtaattatgaaAGGAGGAGCAGTCTAGCTAAAATTCAGCCGGAGATTGGCATTTAAATCGTGGGGTCTCTAGTTTACATTATGAGTAGTCATAAGCAAAGACTTTGACTGCCTTATTCAGAGATAGGTTAACAACGACATATATATCTAGTTTTTCACCTACATTAtacgaatgagataatgcctaatgtttatttttaaataagtattttaaagtatatcaatgcattATTATATAGGAggtgttcatgcatatgtaattaaatgttgaatttgtttatttaaattggtagTTCAAtgtttatgaatgcaagatatataatgtatgagaaattgattatagttgccactaaaataaatgtttgcaattttgtaaaaagttaatctaaatacttagtttaaaaatgatagtataaataaatactatttataaattaatgaattttttttataatgaacatttttttgaataaggcattgtagacatcgaatcataaattaaagaaatgcatatgtatttttttttttggtctaactactaattaatttaatttaattagagtAATAAAGTTGGgtatttacttttgaataatatacttaaCATATTCGTAgcatatgttcaacaatatgcctAACTTTGAATTGGATGAGGTTcaattcgaacctaagacctttcttatagaaattaatgggtgagttaaaagttaacggaatattaacggagaagagaatatttaacggaaaatttaacggataatcatataattaagaataaattaggaaatctcaaggaaaaatataaatctaaacaatctgaaccatcaatttgatttaataatttgaccgtcattttttctacccattataggcataactttctttggctcttattagtatagtagatatagaaatctgttcaaatgtggttgTGTCTTCCCGTGCGGTATGCTggctcaatgttagaaaatgcacacaatgaaaatacacaaaaacaccaaaaaacacaccacgcacccaaaataatgcaccataactcccctgtccCTATTAGTGCATTTGCTAATACTGTGTGGTGTAtgtttgcatacctagtggtgtgttttttggtgatgcgtacctaatgatgcatatttttgtggtgcattttctaacaatGAGGGCTGAAGACATTGGATGATAATGCTTATGGTTGGTTAATTGAAAAAATCCTTTCTGAATGGTCCAGGACTCCAGGTCACACTTAACAACTTATTCACATTGTGATATTTTAGTTAATAATATTTGTGAATcattcaatgttataattttaGAAGCTAGGGAGCAGCTATTACTGTCTTTCCTTGAGACTTTGAGAAAATCTTGATGaatagattttatgaaaataaacaaaaaaagaatgaaGTGGAATACACTTGTATGCCCTAGAATAGCTGAAAAAATTGTTGCTAATGAAAAACATGCCAGTAGCTATATGAGAATTCAATGTGATGAATTTAGATTTGAGTTTAGGGGAGTCTATTTCCAACAGTTTGAGTAGCATGAGGTCGATTTGGAGAAGAGGAGTTGTAGTTGTAGGAGCTGGGAATTGAGTGGAATACCCTGTAGACATGCAATATGTGCTATATAGATCAAGAATGGGAATGTGCACGTTTATAACTATGTCCACCACACCTACTTGGTTGAGAATTACTTTAAAAAGCATATGAAGGGAGTGTACACCCCATGGTAGGGCCTTCATATTTGCTTGCCAGTGATAGGCAACCACCTCTCCACCTTTGTATACATCAAAGGCGGGTAAGCCACGCAAGTTGAGAAAAAAATCTAGAGAGGAAGACAAGCATGTGCTAACCAAGGATGGTCAACATCTAAATCATGTCCATGTCAAAATCCATTGTACTTTATGTAAGAAAGAATGTCATAACCGTAGAAAGTGTCCACTCAATCCAACAATGAGCAAcagacatatataaaattttataagtttGTTTCCTATATTAAATTCTTCTTCTAACTTATTAAATGATATGTATCATAATCCAAGGACGAAGTGCAAGACTAAGAAACAAGGTCCTATTAGTACAAACACTACTGATCCAAGTCCAAGTCGAGCACCCCCTACTACAAGTTCTATTCCATATGGGAATACATGGCAGCTGAAATGGACATTGATATTCCAGATATGATGTTAGCCGATTTGGATATTGATGCCCTTGTTTCTGACTTGATTAATGGCAGTGGGCAGCAGCAGCAAGTGTGTTAATCTGGTTGCCATTAATTTTCTGCACATTTAGATGATTGCACTGCCATTGGACTTAATATGATTTGCACTGTCATCACAGGTACACAGATTATACGAGGCAGTGGAGGCAATGTTATTCATCGCAGTGGAGGCAATGTTATTCTTTGCAGTGGTATAACTCATGTACAAGAGTACCAAGGACATGAAGAAATTGATCTACAAACCGCATCTACTCAACCACCTATAAAAGGGGATGATGACAATACTCAACCTCAAATGGAGGATGACAATGTTGAacaaagagtttattaccgaaatggtccctcgactattgcgaaattaccaatttggtcctcaacaatttttcgtgcccaattaagtctctcgactttgaaaattttaaccaatttggtcctccgtttattttgccgttaaaattggggaccaaattggtaattttgttatagtcaagggaccaaattggtaattttgctatagtcaagggaccatttcagtgaaaaattaattaccaatttcgtcccttgactatagcaaaattaccaatttcgtcctgattttaacggcaaaataaacggaagaccaaattggttaaaattttcaaagtcgagagacttaattgggtacgaaaaattgtcaaggaccaaattaataatttcgcaatagtcgagggaccatttcggtaataaactccaaaTAGGAGAATTCTAAGTATGAAAGCAAAGAAGCTTCAAGTGATTAAAAAGAAGCATACTTTCAAGGGTAGGAAATATGTAACTCGTGCTAGCCAAGCTGCATTCAATTCTAAATTCCCACTAACTATTGTTGCTGATCCCTTCAATATTGACTAATTCCAATCAGTTCTGATGCAATTATGTGATTGTttattttgggtttttggaAGCTTTTTATGGAGGCAAAAACACTAGTTCTTTTGGAAGTCAAAACTCTTGAAGTTCCATGTTGTTTTTGTAATTAGCAATGATAGGCTTGTAAACGTGACTAAGACAGTTGGAAGCCAAAACAGTTGTGCCTTAAATTATCACAATGAAAATGGCCATTTCTTGGAAGCCAAAATAGTTGTGCTATATAAATCAAAATGGCCAGTTTCATTAACACTGCCAACTAAATTAATAGTAATACACAACTACCAACTAAATAAAGACAACTAAGTTCATCTTCATTAACATAACCACTTCTCAGTGAATTCATACAACATCAATTCTAACATAATCAATGCTAACCACTGCCAACAAGAACTTGTTACAAATCAATGGTAATTGTAGGACAACATCCTAGTTTTCATTGGAGCTAAAGATCTTTctatataaacaaaaacaattccAATAAAAAGCAaaggttttctcctcgccctgtgaccctagccggcaaagaaccacaaggaggtaaactagcctaggttacccatagctgaccagcaaagaaccacaaggaggaggtaaactagcctaggttacccatagctgaccagctcaaacccaagggtttgaggatcgaacctccaacctctcggctgtaggtagagcactcttaaCCATCTGGGCTGTCCTTACGGCAAGTCCATGACGCGTTGATCGAATTTCTTTAAGTTGCCTAGTCAACCGTTCAATTTCTTGTTCATTATTGTTTATCCTCTTTAGCAAGCCAagaattatcattttttatctTGAACACATGGGAGGATCGAACCACTCAAAAAATGAACAATTTTGTATCTCCTAAGATTGTTTATGAATAAAACCAAACATTTCAGCAACCATTTGTGAATGaaatcaaaaaatcaaatttgaactaaCCCTTTCATTGGAGCAGACCAAATACCTACAGTCCTACGCCTTGGATTTTGATTTGTCCACGAAGTACAAAGCTTCAAATTGTTTTAACAGATACATACTCGGTTATTAAACTCTCTACCATTGCACCTCCGAGTCGATGAACTTGATCCATACGAAGCCTCCATTAGATATTGGCGAACAACGAACTAACGAGATGAGTAGAAACATTGTATATTAGGCGAAAATGGCGAGCTTCGATCTAAACGATGACCttaaagatgaaataaatggaAAATGACATGTTTGCCCTCACAGTTAACGTCCGTTTGATACCAAACCTAAGGGGGGACTACATGTGGttattttaaaaagatgaaGGACGACGCGTGGTCGTTTAAAAAACGAGGGACCGTTGGTGGTATAttgctaatactcggaggaccatcggaggtattaactcttttttttaatacaaaaggGATAGTACATTACCAAAAGGCATTTTGTTATACAATACAAACTTTCATTACCAAAAGGGAATACTACATTACATAGCAAAATTATCATGTTTAGAAACCTTTCATACATTAACACAATATCTACTACTAACACAAACTGCAAATATTACAATCAAAACTCTTACCATCTTGTTCAACACCTTCAACTGTTTGCCATCATCGTTCTTGTCACCTTTATTTATAAGCTTTATATCTAATTTCTTATCTCTTCTTCTTGCATGTTTATGCGTTTTAGCAATTCCAGAATTATTCGTTTCGAACGATAGAACATTGGAGGATCATACCAATCCATAAATCTACATCCCACCCAGCTCTATATATTTCAATGGTTCAAATTTAGCTTCAAAATTCGACTTACATTGTCACtaacatacataaaaataaataaataaacgacttacaacaacactggAGCATTGCCAAAATATTCGACATGGATTATCGTTTGTCCATGAAGTTCGAATCTTCAATGGGTGACAACATCTACaatgaaaaattagaaactTTCTCCAAATTCATAGTACTCATTACCCGAATTCGAAGAAGAATAATATGAATTAGCCATATCCAACAAGTGGAGTAGATGGAGAATGGCGCCCAGTGCTTCTCTtccttattttatttcttatgttcattttcttctttcttctcttccttCTTCATGTGTTTCTTCTCTTATTAGGGTACGGTTGAACAAATTGAAATTTCTTTTACAAATTTCCCCTTTTGCATAAATTAGGAAACATAAAATTGCCCTTATGATTACAACCTTCATAAGTCAATTACGAATTCCCAACGAATTCTAGCCGATAATTTGGTTGGAGGAAttgaaaattgataaaaattaaatatccgTGGTTtcaaattgacaattttaaaactcatggaccaaattaaaaatacccCAATAGTTATAgaatcaaaaataattttttttgtaagatttttttttaaatgatacgTTATTTAAAAACCTACTTTATAATATGGATTTCTTTAGCACTACCTggttaattcttttttctttttttaacgTTAATTATtacatgaaaattttaattcatggtAACGTAtagtcaataaatataaatatttattatcgATTTATTGTAAGTTCAGGAGAAGGTAAATTGgaaagtgaaaataaaaatgtgtaaTAATGAGAATAAAAGGCACGAGTTTATCGGTTGAAAACCAGAGAATTCAGCGAGTATTTCGGTGGTCTCTCAACAGGGCCGCTCAGTTTTGTGTAAAAATGTTTACATTGTTTTGGAATAGTGGATGACTGGACGTCATACCGCTCTGGCATTTCATCGACCATATTCCGTGCATCTTTCGGGAAACGTCGACGAAATGCGAGGGCGGCTTGGAGCGGTCTGCAGCTGATTCGCCTGCCCAACAGGGGGTTGCTTGTCAGCTGGTTTTCCGGCCAGGCCGGCTTCTGGTGGCCAAAGCCCGGTATTCTTCGATTCAATTCTCTCTTTGTCAAATTTTGTTCTTTGTGAGAATGCTTTTTATACAGAAGCTCTTTCATCAATATTTTCAGCTTTTATGCCCTTAATTCGTTTAGGTATGTAGTATTGTGTTCAaacaatttttaaggaaaaagtaACAATATCAAGCCAAGGAAGAAAACTAGGGGGAAACCCAGTAACGATACTTTCATATATTTTCTTGTTAATTGAAGCGGGATTCTTGaagttttaatttcatttctctttctcGTTTTGGGGTTTCCTTTTAGATGATATTGAGGCATGGATATTTCTCCATAATCGGTGCATTGGGAATTTTTTGTCCTATGAAGCAAGCAagttatattatacatattggGGTTAGTTTGGTAAATAACTTGGGTTTGACTAGTTAGCtttaggccttcctcaatagttaaaCCTGGGTgtagtttttgaggagtttttataagtgtgattaggaaagagaaaatgaggtggaaaagaataaaaagcaagaacaaaacaaaacaaaacaaaaaagaaactgaaaaagaaaaattaaaaaccagTAATTACTGCACATCTTCGCCTGATGCAGTATGCTTTTTCCAGTGGGGACCACCTAACACTGCCAAAACCCCTCATTTGCAGGGAAAAGAACCCACCCAAAACACCCCCTTCCCATTTCATAAAAACCCAAGCACTGTGTTTTACTGTTCCAAAATTTCTCTAAAAGCAACCAATGGAGAAGGtcttagttgattgtagaaagatgtttggtaaattagttgttagtcgATAGTTTCttatatgcaaaatgactttctcaaaaaactgtTCGGAAAAActgctttttgaattttagcgttttggagaaatataagctgatacaaaaagctaattaatcaaacattcatattggatatttaatcaaatcaaatagttaatagtggtgaaacaagtcaaaattggctgataagttaactatgttatcaaagagggtcattatttaaaaattaaaaaaaaataaaaaataaaagaagaagtaatttttaatagtGATTTCAAGCAGTTGATGATGGGaggcagaaaagtaaagcattTGTACACATCTTGAAGGTTGATGATGATTGGGTTTGGTGTAGTAACCAAGTCTAGCTCCAAGTAACTTTGcttatgatatttttatcttGTACTGGCCATTGTTCTTTTAACATGTTCATGTTTAGAAATTTTTGAAGTACTTTACTGAAAACATATATACTTCAAATTTAGTAAGAAAGGTATAATAGAAGCTATACATTTTAAGATGCCACATTGGGAATGCATGTCAGTGATAAGCTAGCATGTAACCAGTCCTGTCTATTACCTGTTCAAATTGTAAAGGTTTGCGATTTATGGTAATTGTTGCTGGGTTTTGCTGCATCTTTTCATATCCCAATTTCCAAGGTATATATGGGGATAATAACAAAATGAAGAATATGCAAGCTGGTTTGAATTGTACACATTGTGACTGTTAACAATCTGGGAGAGTTGGACTgagttttctttcccttttttgGTTTACGTGGCgatgtttggttcacacaataaAAATCAAGGGAATAGAATAGAACACTCCTAGATTAAGATGGTCAAAGGAATATTCTTCATGATGAATAACACAAATTTGGGACTTGGGAGCTGAAATTTCAAAGCcttaataaattcataattgcAGAGTTTGATTGAAGACTCAGACTCATCTGTTCTATTTTGTGTCAGAGGTGCCAGTAAGTTAATGTGGTATGGGACCTtcacaaaatgtatcaagtCAATCAGCAGCTATAGCTATGGAGCCTCAGAATGGCATTTCTAATGGTGAGAAGTCATCGACAACTGAGCAGTCCATTTCTTCTCCCGACACTCCATTGAATAGTCCTTTTCCAGAGAATGATAAATCCACTCCAGAAGCAGTTTCTAGTGATGCTGCTAATTCATCTAGCTCGATTTCCAGCAGCGTAACCAATGAATCACCATCGACCCAAGTAATGGAGCGTCCCACAAAAGAATCATACAGGATACCGTCTTCTGTGTTCACTAAACCAGAGTCTGGAAAAGAAACGGAATGGAGTGTAGCCTCCAATGAATCATTGTTCAGTATCCATTTGGATAATACGAGTTTTTCTAGAGAACAATTCCTTTGGAACTCTGAAGAGAACGGAGAAGCTTCTGAGAGACGCATGCATGATCTCTCTCCTGTAGCATCATCTAGGCAATTGGCAAAGGGTGGGTTTGATGGAGCAGAAACGTCTATGAGAGAGTTCTTAAGGGACAGTAAAGATCAAAATCATGGGGTAAAATGTAATGTTGAGGTGCGTCCTGGTCGTTTCTCTTATGAGAGTACCACCAGTGCAAAATCCTTTGCATTCCCAATGTAAGTAGATTTCCATCTCATCTTATTGTAAGGAATGATATACCTAATTGCCTTCTCCCCGTAAATGCACACAACACAAACACAAATGCCCGTAGTTATGGCAATGTAGGATGTGTCCACATTATATACAACATAATATTTTTCACAATATGCAAGTGCTCTCTGTTCTTTTCTGAATAGCATCTGATATAAGTGTGGCTAAAccagtttgaaatttgaatgaaCAAAGATTGACAGGGGATGTAGATAAACAGCCTTCAAAAAAGCTAAGGCCAGAAAAGAAGCAGCCTCAGCCATTGCCATTGTCATTGCCATCGCCCCAGGAAGAGAGAGAATCATTGGAGACCCCTCAAGCTGAGCAAAAGGTGGCTGCACCAAGAAAATGGTTTTCATGCTTCTTGTGTTGCTCATCCTGTTCCTAGGAGAGACTTCATCCTAATTTTATTCCCTTCACTACTCAAGTCAATATCTTATTGCGTTAACGGCTGAAAACTTGAGGGTGACTTGTCGGGTAAAAATTGAAGTCTGCATCATTGATTCCCCCGCTCCCATGTCAGGATGGACACTAATGCAAAGAAGAGTTACCGGTTATTCAGTGAAGAAGAGTTAAATGGATTTTGGTTTTCAAGAAGACCAGAGAGGCAATGTCACAAAATACCAACCAATATAACATTACATCCACACTGATGTCTACAGCTGACAGACAGTGTTCATTCACATTTTTGAAGACTGGCAATTTTTGAAGATGCCAGCCTTGATCAGTTTCCAGTTTCATTAATATGTAGATGGTTATATTAAGTATGACTTTCTGCTGTTGAAGATAGCTTCTCTCCATGGCAATAGTTGGCAATTTTCTTGGTTCATGCTCAAGTCCAGTGGTATTATCTCCATTACTGTCATTGCTATCTGGATCTATAGAGCACCATGGTGGTTTCcaagtctttttttttgtttgttttcttgaGTGTGTAAGTATATgcaatattcat
It includes:
- the LOC116011244 gene encoding uncharacterized protein LOC116011244 isoform X1; the protein is MGPSQNVSSQSAAIAMEPQNGISNGEKSSTTEQSISSPDTPLNSPFPENDKSTPEAVSSDAANSSSSISSSVTNESPSTQVMERPTKESYRIPSSVFTKPESGKETEWSVASNESLFSIHLDNTSFSREQFLWNSEENGEASERRMHDLSPVASSRQLAKGGFDGAETSMREFLRDSKDQNHGVKCNVEVRPGRFSYESTTSAKSFAFPILTGDVDKQPSKKLRPEKKQPQPLPLSLPSPQEERESLETPQAEQKVAAPRKWFSCFLCCSSCS
- the LOC116011244 gene encoding uncharacterized protein LOC116011244 isoform X2, which produces MGPSQNVSSQSAAIAMEPQNGISNGEKSSTTEQSISSPDTPLNSPFPENDKSTPEAVSSDAANSSSSISSSVTNESPSTQVMERPTKESYRIPSSVFTKPESGKETEWSVASNESLFSIHLDNTSFSREQFLWNSEENGEASERRMHDLSPVASSRQLAKGGFDGAETSMREFLRDSKDQNHGVKCNVEVRPGRFSYESTTSAKSFAFPMGCR